The stretch of DNA AGATACGTTCAACTATATCTCCAGCAGCCTCAGCAATGTCCGAGGCGACTTGCAAGATCAGATTGACAATGTGTCCGTCAAAAGCATCAATTCCTATTTGAATCAAATCAATGAATTGAACAAACAGATCGCTAAGATGGAACCGCATGGCATGGTGACGAATGATCTGTATGATAAACGGGATGTGCTCATCGATGAGCTGTCTTCGATGGTCAACATCAAAGTGGAATACCAGGAATCCGGCGGCATGGCGCCGACAGCCGCCCAAGGTATCGCCAAGATTACTTTGGTTGATGAGGAAGGTGCGCCCCAAGCGGTTTTGGTCGACCCGGATACAAAGACCTATCAGGAAATGTCCGTGCAATATGGACAAGATGAAAACGGCATGGAAGGCGTTCAAAGCATCACTTTTGGAGATACAGAGATTCCTGTAGAGGAATTCACATCCAAGGGTGAACTTAAAGGTCTGATAGATTCCTATGGTTATTTGGAAGATGGAGCTATTAAAGGTACATACCCGGAAATGATGCAGAATCTTGATAAAATGGCATTCAACTTTGCAAAGGCCCTTAATGCTGTCCAGCAGACAGGCTATACGAAAGATGGCAGCTTATCCGGCATCGATTTCTTTGACGCAGGTGATTCTGTATACGGCGCTGCCGCTAACATCAGCCTATCGGCTGAAATCGAGGGGAACCCGGATCTGATTGCAGCAAGTGCGGACGGTACTTCCGGAAATGGTGACAACGCGAAGAAACTGGCCGAAGCAATGCGATCTCCTTTGGAAGAATTAGGCGATACCTCCATCAGCAGCTTTTATGAAGGCATGATCGGAACATTAGGGGTGAACGCGCAGGAAGCAAACAGACAAGCAGCCAACTCCACTTCATTGGTGGATCAAGCTGACCTGCAGCGTCAATCCGTCTCCAGTGTGTCACTCGATGAAGAGATGACGAACATGATCAAGTTCCAGCACGCCTATAATGCTGCAGCCCGCAGCATGACAGCGGTTGACGAGATGCTTGATACGATCATCAACAACATGGGATTAGTAGGGAGGTAAGTAAAGGATGCGCATAACACAAAGTATGATGTCCGACCGTATGCTGCGTAACTTGAGCAATAGCTACAGCGACCTGAATAAATATTCCGAACAGCTGTCTTCAGGTAAGAAAATCACCAAGCCTTCTGACGACCCGGTTGTTGCCACAAAAGGTATGGGCTATCGGACCGAGGTACGTGAAGTCGAGCAGTATAAGCGGAATTTATCTGAAGCACAGACTTGGATCGATAACTCTGATTCTGCCTTGAACAATGCGACGAGTGCCCTGCAGCGTATCCGGGAGCTTGCTGTCCAAGCCAGCAATGGTACATATGAAGAAGGGCAGCGGGAGAATATTGCAGAAGAAGTGGATCAGCTCAAAGAGCAGCTGGCGACGATAGCCAATACACAAGTAAATGGTAAGTATATTTTTAACGGAACCAACACCGATGCAGCGCCCGTGACGATCAATGAAGATGGAAGTGTGACGGTGGATAATAATTCGAATGCAGTCAGCCTTACTTTATCCAAGGGCGTCGATGTAAAAGTGAATGTGGATGGAGATGCTGTATTCGGAGAGAAATTGTTCAGTGATTTGGAAAGCTTCTCTGCTGCGCTCCGTTCTGATACCCCAGATGAAGATTTGGATGCTTATATCGGTACGATCGATGAAAATATCAATAGCCTTATCAATGAGCGAGCCGATTTAGGTGCAAGGATGAACCGGCTGGACCTTGTATCGTCGCGTTTGGATGATCAGGAATTATCAGCGACAGAATTAATGTCCAATAATGAAGATGCCGAAATGGAAGAAGTCATCATGAATCTCGTGTCCCAGGAAGCAGTCCACCGAGCTGCTATGTCAGCGGGTGCACGAATCATCCAGCCGACCTTGATGGACTTCTTACGATAAAAATAGATAAAGCTCTGCCAATCGGCGGAGCTTTTTGTATAGGAAGGAGCCTATCCATGCAGATGCCGCAAGTAAAGCTGCAATCGCAGCAAGCTAAAATCAGCCTTCATACAACAGATGCAGCAGTCAACATCCAACAGCCAAGAGCCGAGCAAACCATCCACCAGCCAAAAGCTGAAATAACCATGCACACAACACCATCCAAGCTGACCATCGACCAGACCCAGGCTTGGAATGATATGGATTTGAAATCGGTTTTTAAACGGACGGAGGATTTCGCTGAGCTTGGCAGGAAATCCTTGCTTGAAGGCATAAGCCGCCGGGTCCAGGAGGGCAAGGAAATGATGGAGATCGAAAAAGGCGGCGATCCGATCGTTGCGCAGGCAAAACGAATCGCAGAACGAAATTTGAAGGAGTTTGCGATTGGATGGATACCATCGCATTTTGCTGTGAAGATCGATTATCAGCCATCTGAGCTGGAGATTGATGTGAAAGTCAACCGGCCGCTGATACGAAACACTCCACAGCATCCGCGATTCGATTATCAGCCAGGTCAAGTGGATACTGGTATTGCACAATATCAATCTCTGAAAGTAGACTTTGAGAATTTGAAATTCCATGGAGTCAATGGATTCGAGATGAATATATGAGGGATTCAAGCATGAATATCGAAACGAAATATTTTGGCAGCATGATAGTAGAGGAAGAGAAAGTTATCCGTTTTGAAAAGGGTTTGCCAGGATTCCAGGATGAAACCGGCTTTGTATTGATCGATTTTCCGGAGAATCCTGTATTCCGGATTTTGCAAAGTATAAAAACGCCTCCCGTGGCTTTTGTGGTGGCTAGTCCTTACCATTTCCATAAAGATTATGCGTTTGATTTGGATGAACCAATCAAAGAAGCATTAGCGATCACCAAAGCGGAACAGGTGAATGTATTAGCCATTTTGACGCTGCGGGATCCTTTTGCCAATAGCACGATCAACCTGCAGGCACCGATCATCATCAATGGAGAGTCACTGAAGGGACAGCAAGTCATCCTATCTGATGCATTTTCTTCCCGTACACCCTTGCAAGCTGAGAAAGCGAGGATGGAATAATGCTGGTTTTGACAAGAAAGGTCGGCGAATCGCTTAAAATCGGTGATGATGTAGAATTGAAAATCCTAAGTATCGATGGTGAACAAATCAAACTTGGCATCGAGGCCCCAAGGCATATTGCCATACATAGAAAGGAAGTCTATTTGGCCATTGAGCAGGAAAACAGCGCTGCAGCAGACACATCCGTCGATTTACTCGATTTCTTGAAAAATAATGGAGAAAAAAGCTAAACATGTTGCCATATCCTCCGATATAAATAGTACAGCACAGGAAAGCAGCGGGCGGCCGACCGCTTGCGGACCGTGAAAACCACAAGGATGTGGGCTGTACTTAAACTCAAGGAGGAATTTTTAAAATGAGAATCAACCATAATATCTCTGCACTTAACACGTACAACAAACTAAGTGCTAACAACTCTGCTACACAAGGCGCACTAGAAAAACTTTCTTCTGGTCTTCGCATCAACCGTGCTGGTGACGATGCTGCTGGATTGGCTATCTCCGAAAAAATGCGTGGTCAGATCCGCGGTCTAGACATGGCTGCGAAAAACGCACAGGATGGCGTTTCCCTAATCCAGACTGCTGAGGGTGCTTTGAACGAAACTCACTCTATCCTACAGCGCATGCGTGAGCTTGCAGTTCAGTCTTCCAACGACACGAACACTGCTTCAGAAGACCGTGTAGCTTTGCAAGATGAGTTCAACGAATTGGCAAAAGAAATCGACCGTATCTCTTCTGATACAGAGTTCAACACGAAAAAACTTCTTAACGGTACTACATCAGAAGTTACATTCCAAATCGGTGCAAACAGCGGCCAGCTTCTAACAGTTTCACTTCAAGCTATGGACGCTACAACTCTTGGTGTAAAAGATCTGGATATCAGCACTGCAACTGCATCTGAAATCTCTGGTGTGATCTCTACAATCGATGAAGCGATCAACAGCGTGTCCAGCTTCCGTTCTAACCTTGGTGCGAACCAAAACCGCCTGGAACACACAATCAACAACTTGAACACGTCTTCCGAGAACTTGACTGCTGCTGAATCCCGTGTAAGAGACGTAGACATGGCGAAAGAAATGATGGAATTCACTAAGAACAACATCCTTTCCCAAGCTGCACAGTCCATGCTTGCACAGGCTAACCAACAGCCACAAGGCGTTCTTCAGTTGCTACAATAATCAATCTATAAAGGAGCATTCTTTGCTCCTTTATAAAAATATCGTATCAAGTTACTTGATACGATATTTTTATTTCATATAGGGGGATTACCATGAAACCTTTCATTTCTCTGTGCATGATTGCAAAAGATGAAGAAACTGTTTTAAATAGATGTCTGGACTCCGTTAAGGGACTGGTGGACGAAATCATCATCATCGATACCGGTTCTGCAGACCGGACAAAAGAAATTGCAGCAGCATATACAGAGCATGTATATGATTTTGAATGGGTGAACGACTTTTCGGCTGCTCGGAACTTCGCTCAATCAAAAGCTTCCGGGAAATGGATTATTTATCTGGATGCCGATGAGTATGTGGATGAAGAGAATTTCAAAGATGTCATAACTGAGTTGAAAAATTTTGATGACGATCAAGCAGATGCTTTCATGGTGACGCAAGTAAACTTCTTGGGAGAATTAGGAGAAGGTGTTACACACACTCCGACGATACGAATCTATAAAAATACTCCTTCCATAAGTTTTTATCGAAAAGTGCATGAGCAACTGAAAATTGCAAATGGGACATTAAAAATAGCTTCATTGAATCTGTCCATTTACCACTCCGGTTATTTAGAGCGTACGCTCAAGAAAAAAGATAAAAACTCCCGAAACACTCCTTTGATCAACACAGAACTAAAAGGGAAAAATACTGGATTTGATTATTTCAACTTAGGAAATGAAGTGCTTTCACAGCAAAAATTTGCAGAAGCTGCCGATTTATATAAAAAAGCATTCCAAAAGAAAGATTCCATCCAATACCTTTGGGTACCTCTTGCGGTGGAAAGACTGATCTATTGTTTAGGGAATCTCAAGAGATACCAAGAGGCTTTGAAGATCGTGGAAGAAGCGATAGAGCTATGGTCTGGAGCGATTGATTTTCGGGTCCAGAAAGCATTGATTCTCTATTCGCAAGGAAGGTACAGGGAAACAAAACAGGAATTGGCTTACCTTGACTGGGGCAAACAGTGGGGAGTAGTTAACAGTGTCAATTATTTAGAGTACCTGCCATTCTATACATTGGGCAAAATCCATGAGGAAGAGGGAGACCTCACCAAAGCTGTAAAGAATTATAGCAAAGCGCTTAATTTCAACAAGAATGACGGGGAAACGATAACACGTCTATTTCGGTTATTGCTATCCTCCCATACAGATACCGAAGTTGCCCAATTCATTGAAAATAATAATTTGATGAATAGCCGCACCTCCGAGCGTGTATATATAAAGGCATTATTGGAAATAGGGGCGATTTCTCTGGTTGAGCTGCTTTTAGAAAGAAAACGAATACCAAGAACAAGCGGCCTGGAATTGAAACTGCAGATCGGGAAAGGCGACTTTGATGCAATTAAAACAAAAATAGCTGATTACTCCATTCTGCAGCTGTTCGCTGACAGCTATTTTGATTTGTTTGATCTAGTCATTATATCTATCGAATTGGATGACAAGACTTTCCTGGATAATTTGAAGCCTTCCCTTACTCAGGAAGATCATCGTTTGTTGAAGTCACTTATAACCTTGACGAACTTGGATAATAATTTGGGTGAGCTGGAGCGATTACTGTCCAGGACGGTCAGAATGCAATCATTTGATTGCTTCGAAAAAATCGTGGATACAATTCAGTCGGGAAGTTTGAATAATATAATTGCCCGCGTATTGTACGCACATGGATATAAAGAATTAAGTGCTGAATTCTATGCAGCTTCGGATTCTGCCAGCTTGAATGATAAGGACTTCGTCAATGTAATGGAACTTGCGATTTCCAACAACGATATTGATCTTGCCTTGACATTTGGGTTCCAAGCCATCAAACAGGACGTCAGCCATTTCAAGGTATATGAAATGGTAATGGAATGTTTGCAAAGCAAGGGAGAAGAAAAAGATATTGCTTCCTTCCGTAAAATTACGAATAAGATGTTTCCGGGTAACTACTTATCCCGGCAAGAAAGACAGCAGGCAGAGGCGAAATAAATGAAGGATTACCAAATAACCGTCATTGTACCCATGTATAATGTGGAGCTTTATATAGAAGAGACGATTGATTCCATCATCGCACAAACGATGTTCGATGAGGTGGAGTTACTGATTGTTGATGATTGCTCGACTGACGCTTCATGGGAGCTTGCCGAGCGAAAAAGAAAAAGGTTCCCATCCAATATCAGGCTGATACGTCAGCCTGAAAATGCAGGGGTTTCGGCTTCTCGTAATTTGGGCCTGAGACATGCGAACGGGGAGTATGTATTTTTTGCCGATTCGGATGATGTGCTGCCGCATGATGCATTGGAGAATCTATACAATGCTGCAAGTAAGGCAGAGGCGGATTTAGTCACGGCTCCTTTTGACCACTTGGTTGATGGAGCATTTAAAGAAGCAGGACTGACAAGGGTTTTTCCTGAGTTAAAGAGGGAAGGGTACATAAACATCCAGGAAAATCCTTCTATCATGTATAGCATTTTTTGCTGGGGGAAGTTATATAGAAAGTCTTTGATAAAAGAAATGTCCTTCCATGAAGATATCAGTTTTGGAGAAGACCAAATCTTTACGATTTCAGCCATGCTCCGTGCCGAGAATATTTTTAATCTATCTGACATCACATACCATTACAGGGGGCGGCTAGGTTCGATAACTAAATCAGCATCCAGCATCGAAGCGCTGGAAAGCTCCATACGTGTAGGAAGATTGGTAGAGGAGTGTATAGATGCGACTTCTCTGATACAAAAGGAGATGCTGAAGGGCTATTATTTTAGATCTTGTTTACTCAGGGATATCTGGGGACCTATACGTGTTGCGCTGAATAAAGCGGATATGGCGGAAAGGCATCAAACATTGTCTTTACTGAATGGGTGGATCACGGATCTATCAAGCCGATATATACGGGAGTATATAAGCGATTTCAATGAAATACTGAAGAACATCGGTGAATTGTTCCCAGTCATGGACACCAAGACACAGCAATTGTTAATTTCGATCCTTAAGGCAATAAAGACTAAATATGGACAACAAGCTGTAAACTAGTTAAAGTAAACGTATTCTACGTTTACTTTTTTTATTTGTCTGAAAAGGGGATGCTCGCATGATCATCGATTTCACCCTCATCTATGCCGATGGGAACGGGACCTTGGAAACAAGATTGAAAAAGACTATCGAACTGCTGGTTGATCGGGGTCATCAGGTAAGGGTGTTTCAATCATACAGATCCGAGGATGCAAAGTGGGAGACGGCTTTGCCTGAGGTTCACTATTACGGAGAGAAGAGCGGACTGGAGTATGAGAACCCAGATTCCTTGATCGAAGGCTATACGAATAGCCTGCGGCACCATGGCAAGCCGGATGTGATTGTGGCGGTCCGGGCGCCGCTGATGAATTATGTATGCCGTACGGCGGTGGCGCAGCTGCATGGACCGATGCCCCGGATTTATTCCTGGCTGCAAGAAGCTCCTGAAGAATATGGTTACGAAGAGGCGCTGAAATTCAGTGATCGTCATTTGGTGATGAACGAACAGTTGGAGGAAGCAGTGCGCCGTTATGCATTTCAGGAGCAGTGGCTCCATATGATCGGGGAACCGATTTTGCTGGGAAAGCAGGATGTCATTCCCCGGCCAGAAAAGAAGGCGTGCTTCGTCTCTGTCGGGGAGCTATCCTTATTTGATCATCATTATGAGAAATTATTTGCGGCTTTTCAGGCTATCCAGGATAAGGCTGATCTCATGATGATCGGAGATGGACCTGATAAGGCAGCCATCAAGGCCATGGCGCAAGACATGGGAATCGGACAATCGATCCTATGGCAGGATGAGGCGGCGGACTTTTGGCCGCATGTAAAATCAGCGACAGCATTGATCATCAAAGGAAACGATGAAGCATCGCATCGTTTGACGATCGAGGCACTGGCCAGAGGAATCGTGCCGGTTAAGGAAGGGTACGGCGAGCCGCTGCCGACATTGGCTGATTTGCGGGGGATTGCGGAAGGCGTGTACGAACTCCCTCCAGCAGAGGCATGTCAGGAACTGGCCGAGCCATATCATATGGAATCGGTAGTTGATCGCTTGGAAACAGCATTGCTGGAGGAAAGCTATTCCGAAATCCCGCAGCAAGCCATACATGATCCGCAATATCTTTATTATAAAGTGCTGGATGATATTTTGACTTGCGCCATCGATGGATCTGAATCGATCGCTCAAACAGAAGAGGAAGTCGATTATTTAGCAAGCTTCTTTACACAGCGGTATATTAATGAAGAATTTCATCCTGTGGAGGCTGATGTGACCAGGCAAGCCGCATATCCCAAAGTGGAATCGGTAGACTACCATTATACAAGGGCATCGGTGCGTCTGCTGTTGATTCAGACTTGGAAGGAGCAAGATCGATCCGAGAAAGTATATTGCCGGCTGGAGTTGGTCAATAAAGCTGGCACATGGAAAATCGATCAGCTGCAGCGGGAGGCGCCTTACCGTCCAGAAGAGCAGTCCGTATCCGCGGCAGGCCGCAAAAAGCTAGTCATGGTAGCGCGCAATAGCAGCGGTTCGAACACATATGCATTGGCAAAAAGTATACCAGAAGCCATACGTGAATCCTTCGATGCAGAACTGCTTCAGCAGCAGGAAACGCAAGAGTTCCAGGAAAAAGTAAAAGCAGCCGATGTGCTGATCATTACCGAAGCGAATATCAAGCACAACAAAAAGCTGTACAATCCAAACCAGCTGATCATCGATACTTGGCATGGCTTTCCGCTGAAAGCGATGGGGTTTGCGGATAAGAATGAACAGAATAAGCATGTGCTGGCAGACCGTTGGGGCAGCATCAATTATGTATGTTCTTATTCGGATTTCTTCAGTGATTTGATGATCCGCTGCTTTAAATTGAACCCCGAACATATCCAATTGACGGGAGCACCGCGGAATGATTTGCTGCTTCAGCGGCCGGATACACATTTCCTGAAAGAAGAATTCGATATCGATCCAAGTGAAAGCAGGATGATTTTCTTTATGCCGACGTATCGGCAAGTAGCACATAATGACCGTGCGGATACGAATTTGAATCGGGATAATTTGTTTGGCATGGAGAGCTTCGATAATGATCAGTTTCATGATTTCCTGGAGAGAGAAAACCTGGAGCTGATAGTGAAGCTGCATCCAGCGGAGGAGAAGCTGTTCCTGAATCATTTCGAAAGGCAGACACGTGTCCATCTCCTTACTGATGAAATGCTGACACGCTATGGTATGGATCTGTATGAAATCATGCCTCTGGCCGACATGCTCATAACGGACTATTCCTCGATATATTTTGATTATTTGCTTCTGGATAAGCCTATCATCTATACGCCTGTCGATCTTCATTCGTATCAGCAGAATCGTGGGTTCATCCTTGATTCGTACACGAACTGGACACCTGGTCCGAAAGTGACGACCCAGGAGGGACTGCAGGATGCTTTGGCAACTTTTATAGAAAATCCTAATTGGTTCAGTGCTGAACGCAAACAAATACGGGACCAAGTCCATCATTTCCAGGATGATCAGTCATCAGCAAGGGTGTGGGATTTTATCCAGGAGAAAATCGCTGCTTACACCCAGCCCGTGTGAACCGCCTTTATAGGGCGGTTTTTTATTACTTTCGATTATTTTTTCCGGAATAGGTTTTGAATGAATAGGTTATGGGTAGATAGAAGAGGACAATCCTCCTGATTCGGGAGGAATGAATATTTTCCAAATTATTACTTGTAAATTTACAAGAATGGCAAAATTACATATATTTAAACAGAGAAGTTAAATGAACCTCAGGAGGAACAGGAGTATGCATAGGAATAAAGACTTGTATTTGTTTTTGGAACAAAAAGCGAAGGACCTTACGGAAGATTGGTATCGGCAGCTTGATAAGCATAACAGCTCTGGCGTTTACGCAACCCGTGATCCAGAAACGATAGAAAACCTCAAAAAGCAAAACTACGATTTTCATCTTCACTTCTTTCGTATCTTCATTGAAGACAAAGAAACTTTCAGCAAAAATTTCGAAGAGTGGATTATTTCCATTGCGCGGGATGAAAAACATCTGAATACGCCCACGCATCAAATCATCCGTGAATTTGTTGTCACTCGGAAGCAGTACCTTGATTTGATCAATGAATTTTATCATTTACATAAAGACACGATCGAACGGGAAATGCTTGAACTTTGGAACCGCGAAATAATCACAGCCGTTGATCAGGTGATCCTGAAAGTGACGGAGGAAATGCATCATTATTCGAATCGGAAGCTGCAGGCACAGCAGGAGATGATCAATGAACTCAGCTCTCCAGTCATCCTGTTGAATGATACGACAGCCCTGCTGCCATTGGTAGGTGACATTGACACGAACAGAGCGAAACTGATATTGGAGAATACACTTCGCGCATGTACCGAACAGGATGTCGATTTGCTGTTCATCGATCTCTCCGGCGTCATCATCATCGACACGATGGTTGCCCAGCAAATCTTTTATCTTGTCGACGCGCTGAAATTAGTCGGGGTGGAAACGGTGATTTCCGGAATGCGCCCTGAAATTGCCCAGACGGCAGTCCAGCTGGGAGTCAGCTTCAATGTCAAAACAACCGCAACATTGACACAGGCAATCCGTACTAGCAGCCGTATCTCCATTAACTGATTTGAAAATGCTTACATGATGTGTTTCGCCCTTTTCCATCAGCAGAAAGATAGCTGATCGATCTTGACAAGGCAGCACATGAACTGCAGCAGCCTATCTTGCCAGTGAGGCTTCGGATCACAAGTTAGTCCATAATTGATGACAAGCAGGCGGGTACAGAAAGAAGTGCCCGTTTTTTTCTGCGTTTTTTTGTTTTGCTTCTTCACATCCCTGTCATTCTGCCGATATAAAAAGAAACGCATGTGCAAGGAGATGGCTTTGATGATTGATAAATTGTCTACCGCTTCACAGCATGTTACACACCAGTCGGGAGAAAGTCGTCCCGCAGCGAGCGAAACAATACGTAAACAGGAGACCGCTTCGGATGGCTCCAACCCATATATCGATTTTGACAAATCAGATTTCGAACAAGTGATTGAAACAATGAATCAATTTTTGGAACCGACCCATACAAATTTGAAATTCGAGTTGCATGAAGAACTGGAACGTTATTATGTGACTGTGGTCGATTCCGATACGAAGCAAGTCGTCAGGGAAATCCCGCCGAAGAAATTATTGGATGCCTATGCCAAGATGGCGGAATTCATGGGTTTGCTCGTAGATGAAAAAATATAAGGAGCAGGTGATCATATGGTAGATAGTGTTTCTTCCAGCAGCAGCAATTCCATGCGTGTAGGGGGACTTGCTTCCGGAATCGATACGGATTCCCTCGTGGAACAATTGATGAATGCAGAGCGCCAGAAATTATACAAACTTCAGCAGCAGCAAACGACGCTGACCTGGCAGCAGGATGCATATCGGGAAGTGAATACTTCATTAAATAGTTTTTATGAAAAAGTCAAAGACATGAGATTATCGACAAACTTCAATACAAAGTCGACTAGTTCAACAAGCAGTGCCTTGACAGTTACGGCTGGGTCAGCCGCTCCGGATGGCAACTTTACGATCAATGTGAAGCAAATCGCAAAGGCCTCTATCAATACAAGTGGTTCAAGCATTGCAGAAGCTGGTTTCGATCCTGACGCTGCAATAGGAGAGCAAACGTTTGCGGGAGGAAAAAAAGTCACAGAAGCCGATTTATCTTTCTCCATCACGACAT from Terribacillus sp. FSL K6-0262 encodes:
- a CDS encoding flagellin, producing the protein MRINHNISALNTYNKLSANNSATQGALEKLSSGLRINRAGDDAAGLAISEKMRGQIRGLDMAAKNAQDGVSLIQTAEGALNETHSILQRMRELAVQSSNDTNTASEDRVALQDEFNELAKEIDRISSDTEFNTKKLLNGTTSEVTFQIGANSGQLLTVSLQAMDATTLGVKDLDISTATASEISGVISTIDEAINSVSSFRSNLGANQNRLEHTINNLNTSSENLTAAESRVRDVDMAKEMMEFTKNNILSQAAQSMLAQANQQPQGVLQLLQ
- the flgL gene encoding flagellar hook-associated protein FlgL — encoded protein: MRITQSMMSDRMLRNLSNSYSDLNKYSEQLSSGKKITKPSDDPVVATKGMGYRTEVREVEQYKRNLSEAQTWIDNSDSALNNATSALQRIRELAVQASNGTYEEGQRENIAEEVDQLKEQLATIANTQVNGKYIFNGTNTDAAPVTINEDGSVTVDNNSNAVSLTLSKGVDVKVNVDGDAVFGEKLFSDLESFSAALRSDTPDEDLDAYIGTIDENINSLINERADLGARMNRLDLVSSRLDDQELSATELMSNNEDAEMEEVIMNLVSQEAVHRAAMSAGARIIQPTLMDFLR
- the flgK gene encoding flagellar hook-associated protein FlgK; the protein is MGSTFAGLEIARSALFAQQTALYTTSNNIANANTEGYTRQRVNFEQISPYPAAGRNRPQVVGQQGTGVEAGSIERIRNSYLDAQYRSQTGTASFWNTKSEALSRMEGIMNEPSDSGLSAVMDDFWSALQDLSATPEESGARSVALQKGQAVADTFNYISSSLSNVRGDLQDQIDNVSVKSINSYLNQINELNKQIAKMEPHGMVTNDLYDKRDVLIDELSSMVNIKVEYQESGGMAPTAAQGIAKITLVDEEGAPQAVLVDPDTKTYQEMSVQYGQDENGMEGVQSITFGDTEIPVEEFTSKGELKGLIDSYGYLEDGAIKGTYPEMMQNLDKMAFNFAKALNAVQQTGYTKDGSLSGIDFFDAGDSVYGAAANISLSAEIEGNPDLIAASADGTSGNGDNAKKLAEAMRSPLEELGDTSISSFYEGMIGTLGVNAQEANRQAANSTSLVDQADLQRQSVSSVSLDEEMTNMIKFQHAYNAAARSMTAVDEMLDTIINNMGLVGR
- a CDS encoding DUF6470 family protein, which translates into the protein MQMPQVKLQSQQAKISLHTTDAAVNIQQPRAEQTIHQPKAEITMHTTPSKLTIDQTQAWNDMDLKSVFKRTEDFAELGRKSLLEGISRRVQEGKEMMEIEKGGDPIVAQAKRIAERNLKEFAIGWIPSHFAVKIDYQPSELEIDVKVNRPLIRNTPQHPRFDYQPGQVDTGIAQYQSLKVDFENLKFHGVNGFEMNI
- the csrA gene encoding carbon storage regulator CsrA, with the translated sequence MLVLTRKVGESLKIGDDVELKILSIDGEQIKLGIEAPRHIAIHRKEVYLAIEQENSAAADTSVDLLDFLKNNGEKS
- a CDS encoding glycosyltransferase — protein: MKPFISLCMIAKDEETVLNRCLDSVKGLVDEIIIIDTGSADRTKEIAAAYTEHVYDFEWVNDFSAARNFAQSKASGKWIIYLDADEYVDEENFKDVITELKNFDDDQADAFMVTQVNFLGELGEGVTHTPTIRIYKNTPSISFYRKVHEQLKIANGTLKIASLNLSIYHSGYLERTLKKKDKNSRNTPLINTELKGKNTGFDYFNLGNEVLSQQKFAEAADLYKKAFQKKDSIQYLWVPLAVERLIYCLGNLKRYQEALKIVEEAIELWSGAIDFRVQKALILYSQGRYRETKQELAYLDWGKQWGVVNSVNYLEYLPFYTLGKIHEEEGDLTKAVKNYSKALNFNKNDGETITRLFRLLLSSHTDTEVAQFIENNNLMNSRTSERVYIKALLEIGAISLVELLLERKRIPRTSGLELKLQIGKGDFDAIKTKIADYSILQLFADSYFDLFDLVIISIELDDKTFLDNLKPSLTQEDHRLLKSLITLTNLDNNLGELERLLSRTVRMQSFDCFEKIVDTIQSGSLNNIIARVLYAHGYKELSAEFYAASDSASLNDKDFVNVMELAISNNDIDLALTFGFQAIKQDVSHFKVYEMVMECLQSKGEEKDIASFRKITNKMFPGNYLSRQERQQAEAK
- the fliW gene encoding flagellar assembly protein FliW; the protein is MNIETKYFGSMIVEEEKVIRFEKGLPGFQDETGFVLIDFPENPVFRILQSIKTPPVAFVVASPYHFHKDYAFDLDEPIKEALAITKAEQVNVLAILTLRDPFANSTINLQAPIIINGESLKGQQVILSDAFSSRTPLQAEKARME
- a CDS encoding CDP-glycerol glycerophosphotransferase family protein, translating into MIIDFTLIYADGNGTLETRLKKTIELLVDRGHQVRVFQSYRSEDAKWETALPEVHYYGEKSGLEYENPDSLIEGYTNSLRHHGKPDVIVAVRAPLMNYVCRTAVAQLHGPMPRIYSWLQEAPEEYGYEEALKFSDRHLVMNEQLEEAVRRYAFQEQWLHMIGEPILLGKQDVIPRPEKKACFVSVGELSLFDHHYEKLFAAFQAIQDKADLMMIGDGPDKAAIKAMAQDMGIGQSILWQDEAADFWPHVKSATALIIKGNDEASHRLTIEALARGIVPVKEGYGEPLPTLADLRGIAEGVYELPPAEACQELAEPYHMESVVDRLETALLEESYSEIPQQAIHDPQYLYYKVLDDILTCAIDGSESIAQTEEEVDYLASFFTQRYINEEFHPVEADVTRQAAYPKVESVDYHYTRASVRLLLIQTWKEQDRSEKVYCRLELVNKAGTWKIDQLQREAPYRPEEQSVSAAGRKKLVMVARNSSGSNTYALAKSIPEAIRESFDAELLQQQETQEFQEKVKAADVLIITEANIKHNKKLYNPNQLIIDTWHGFPLKAMGFADKNEQNKHVLADRWGSINYVCSYSDFFSDLMIRCFKLNPEHIQLTGAPRNDLLLQRPDTHFLKEEFDIDPSESRMIFFMPTYRQVAHNDRADTNLNRDNLFGMESFDNDQFHDFLERENLELIVKLHPAEEKLFLNHFERQTRVHLLTDEMLTRYGMDLYEIMPLADMLITDYSSIYFDYLLLDKPIIYTPVDLHSYQQNRGFILDSYTNWTPGPKVTTQEGLQDALATFIENPNWFSAERKQIRDQVHHFQDDQSSARVWDFIQEKIAAYTQPV
- a CDS encoding glycosyltransferase family 2 protein; its protein translation is MKDYQITVIVPMYNVELYIEETIDSIIAQTMFDEVELLIVDDCSTDASWELAERKRKRFPSNIRLIRQPENAGVSASRNLGLRHANGEYVFFADSDDVLPHDALENLYNAASKAEADLVTAPFDHLVDGAFKEAGLTRVFPELKREGYINIQENPSIMYSIFCWGKLYRKSLIKEMSFHEDISFGEDQIFTISAMLRAENIFNLSDITYHYRGRLGSITKSASSIEALESSIRVGRLVEECIDATSLIQKEMLKGYYFRSCLLRDIWGPIRVALNKADMAERHQTLSLLNGWITDLSSRYIREYISDFNEILKNIGELFPVMDTKTQQLLISILKAIKTKYGQQAVN